In one Flavobacteriales bacterium genomic region, the following are encoded:
- a CDS encoding STAS/SEC14 domain-containing protein: protein MEEKVIELKSSYIWLEDGIIRVLAKKNVDQEEDDAKESIDAIIKLAAGKKVPVLLDISTLQSSTEEARKQFQSKKAFSSINGMAMLLNSPSSRLIGTLFLNLNLPNYPLKIFTSERKAVEWLQDYL, encoded by the coding sequence ATGGAAGAAAAAGTTATCGAATTGAAGTCTAGTTATATATGGCTAGAAGACGGTATTATTAGAGTTCTTGCAAAAAAAAATGTAGATCAAGAAGAAGACGATGCAAAGGAGTCGATTGACGCAATAATAAAATTAGCTGCAGGTAAGAAAGTACCAGTGTTGTTGGATATAAGCACACTTCAGTCCTCTACCGAAGAGGCCCGAAAACAATTTCAATCTAAAAAAGCCTTTTCAAGTATTAATGGAATGGCAATGTTATTGAACTCTCCTTCTAGTCGACTTATAGGAACACTTTTTTTAAATCTTAACCTCCCAAACTATCCTCTTAAAATATTTACTTCCGAAAGAAAAGCAGTTGAGTGGCTTCAAGACTATCTCTAA